One Mesorhizobium sp. L-2-11 genomic region harbors:
- a CDS encoding LysE/ArgO family amino acid transporter, with protein sequence MTADALLSPAAVSGFVFGLGLIFSLGPQNLMLIRAGLTRSHPFAVASTGYVSEIALVIMGIGGSGTLLTHNPAISGILQAACAGFLAWWGARTLLAVNRTNRSETAVAGCKSRSRAIGSMLAVTWLNPLVWLEAMFLVGVLSFSYGSEEQAGFAVGFLAASAIKFYGWSLAGLSLSRRFDRPIYRKGMDAIAGLVLMLAAFLLTANILKGP encoded by the coding sequence ATGACAGCCGACGCCCTGTTGTCACCGGCGGCAGTGTCCGGCTTCGTGTTCGGCCTTGGGCTCATCTTTTCCCTTGGTCCGCAGAACCTCATGCTTATCCGGGCGGGATTGACACGCAGCCATCCCTTTGCGGTCGCTTCTACCGGCTACGTCTCGGAAATCGCCTTGGTGATCATGGGAATTGGCGGGTCTGGAACGCTGCTGACACACAATCCCGCAATCTCCGGAATCCTGCAGGCGGCATGCGCCGGATTTCTCGCCTGGTGGGGCGCGCGCACCCTACTCGCAGTTAACCGGACAAACAGGTCGGAGACTGCAGTGGCAGGCTGCAAGTCCAGGTCTCGGGCGATCGGTTCGATGCTTGCAGTCACCTGGCTCAATCCTCTGGTCTGGCTCGAGGCGATGTTTCTCGTCGGCGTTCTCTCGTTCAGCTACGGCAGCGAGGAACAGGCGGGCTTCGCAGTCGGCTTCCTCGCGGCTTCCGCGATCAAATTCTATGGCTGGAGCCTGGCCGGGTTGAGCCTGTCACGCCGCTTCGACCGCCCGATCTACCGCAAGGGGATGGACGCTATCGCTGGCCTCGTTCTGATGCTGGCGGCCTTTCTCTTGACCGCAAACATCCTGAAAGGACCTTGA